The following proteins are encoded in a genomic region of Poecilia reticulata strain Guanapo linkage group LG11, Guppy_female_1.0+MT, whole genome shotgun sequence:
- the ehmt2 gene encoding histone-lysine N-methyltransferase EHMT2 isoform X2 has translation MSAPQTTTKETPDQDDPETPTESVAVPSDVNEDVAALTMSASMLEAKALSPLTCKKTEKGLSDTADDGETWSPPPSPPLSKPAAGHAAKSISSMSPSAYTLSPLSPGRAKMSVSGPSTSKVNLPPAPSASSSPSPSASSTPSASPGPHKIHRARKTMNRPPLGQVSHVDALTATPSGSDSETAAKKRKLSESAPGKCEKLSNKTQAEGEQLFHKKAESVTDQALAKSKNSLGKSADDGDHLSALDSEKLENGGEEKQPITNTEDQSLEPERKSLRPQSDQDKDTITIDLGETEEERSAEYTEVPLGDLDIAAADSLTLSPPADGSEAGDMERLEELPLCSCRMEAPRVDSTSQRVSRQCMATESLNGELQACTNWTMKAETMRPSSRIPLMVLCDVHRSHMVKHHCCPGCGYFCIAGTFLECCPDQRIAHRFHRGCVTVLSGGRSKANGGGMLFCPHCGEDASEAQEIIIPSSASTSATTVVTMSASSTTTPSLPPSAPTAPSLTASTGGMKDGKMPERPVSARMRSHGLAAPTVEQQPPPPVPSATTLPAVPPGEEGVDSVGPSLCMPNGKSVSPSALPPGPSRAALQKAILTQEMERRKKLRFHPRQLYPAAKQGEVQRVLLMLMEGIDPTYQPESQNRRSALHAAAQRGLLEVCYMLIQAGAQVDAKDKDLRTPLLEAVINNHVDVARYLIQNGACVYHIEEDGYTGLHHAAKLGNLEIVNMLLETGQVDVNAQDNGGWTPIIWAAEHKHVQVIKSLLNRGADVSIKDKELNVCLHWAAYAGNIDIAELVLNSGCSLASVNVHGDTPLHIAAREGYLECVTLFLSRGADIDIMNREGDTPLSLARPDTPVWVSLQINRKLRRGITNRLIRTERIICSDVAQGYENIPIPCVNAVDDEGCPSDYKYVSENCETSAMNIDRNITHLQHCSCTDDCSSSNCLCGQLSIRCWYDKDQRLLQEFNKIEPPLIFECNMACSCYRTCKNRVVQAGIKVRLQLYRTEKMGWGVRAMQDIPQGSFICEYVGELISDAEADVREDDSYLFDLDNKDGEVYCIDARYYGNISRFINHLCDPNLIPVRVFMLHQDLRFPRIAFFSSRDILSGQELGFDYGDRFWDIKSKYFTCQCGSEKCKHSAEAIALEQSRLARMDACSESGADCGMAFMGNS, from the exons ATGTCGGCTCCTCAGACAACGACAAAG GAGACCCCAGACCAAGACGACCCAGAAACACCAACAGAGTCCGTAGCCGTTCCCAGTGACGTTAACGAAG ATGTCGCAGCCCTCACCATGTCTGCTTCCATGTTAGAAGCCAAAGCGCTTTCACCGCTGACATGTAAGAAGACGGAAAAGGGCCTTTCTGACACTGCTGATGATGGAGAGACGTGGTCGCCTCCTCCTTCGCCGCCGCTGAGCAAACCTGCTGCAG GTCATGCTGCAAAGTCCATTTCCTCGATGTCTCCCTCTGCCTACACGTTGTCCCCGCTGTCTCCTGGCCGAGCCAAGATGAGCGTCTCTGGGCCGTCCACCAGCAAGGTCAACCTCCCTCCAGCTCCTTCCGCCTCCTCTTCCCCGTCTCCTTCTGCTTCCTCCACTCCATCCGCCTCTCCAGGCCCACACAAGATCCACCGAGCCCGGAAGACCATGAACCGGCCGCCGCTGGGCCAG GTGAGTCACGTTGATGCTCTGACAGCGACGCCGTCAGGATCCGACTCTGAAACCG ctgcaaaaaagaGGAAGCTATCTGAGAGCGCACCggggaaatgtgaaaaactctCAAACAAGACTCAAGCTGAG GGCGAGCAGCTGTTTCATAAAAAGGCGGAGTCTGTTACAGATCAAGCTTTAGCGAAGAGCAAAAACTCTTTGGGGAAGTCTGCTGACGATGGGGACCATTTATCTGCTCTAGATTCAGAAAAG tTGGAAAATGGAGGTGAAGAGAAGCAGCCAATTACCAACACAGAAGATCAG AGTTTGGAGCCAGAGAGAAAGTCTTTGCGGCCGCAGTCGGATCAGGACAAAGACACTATCACCATTGATTTGGGGGAAACCGAAGAGG AAAGGTCTGCAGAATACACAGAGGTTCCTTTGGGTGATTTGGACATCGCTGCTGCTGACAGTCTGACTCTTTCCCCTCCTGCTG ATGGAAGCGAAGCAGGCGACATGGAGCGGCTGGAGGAGCTTCCTCTGTGCAGCTGCAGGATGGAGGCTCCTCGAGTCGACAGCACCAGCCAGCGGGTCAGCAGACAGTGCATGGCGACGGAAAGCCTCAACGGAGAG CTCCAGGCTTGCACCAATTGGACCATGAAAGCGGAGACGATGCGGCCGTCCAGCCGGATTCCCCTCATGGTTCTGTGTGACGTCCATCGCTCCCACATGGTGAAACACCACTGCTGTCCTGGCTGTGGGTACTTCTGCATAGCA GGCACTTTTCTGGAATGCTGCCCGGACCAGCGGATCGCTCATCGCTTCCACCGCGGCTGTGTGACCGTACTGAGCGGCGGCCGCAGCAAGGCCAACGGCGGCGGGATGCTTTTCTGTCCGCACTGTGGGGAAGACGCCTCTGAGGCCCAGGAGATCATCATCCCCTCCTCGGCATCAACCTCTGCAACCACAGTGGTCACCATGTCGGCCTCCTCCACAACCACGCCCTCCCTGCCCCCATCAGCCCCGACGGCGCCCTCTCTCACTGCCTCAACAGGAGGGATGAAGGACGGGAAGATGCCTGAAAGGCCTGTCAG CGCTCGAATGCGAAGCCACGGCCTGGCAGCTCCCACAGTGGAGCAGCAGCCTCCTCCGCCCGTCCCCTCAGCCACGACTCTGCCTGCCGTTCCTCCAGGGGAGGAGGGAGTGGACAGCGTGGGACCGTCTCTCTGCATGCCCAATGGGAAGTCAGTCAGCCCCAGTGCACTACCACCTGGACCCAGCAGGGCGGCGCTGCAGAAAGCAATTCTCACACAGGAAATGGAAAG GAGGAAGAAACTGAGGTTCCACCCGCGGCAGCTGTATCCTGCTGCAAAGCAAGGAGAGGTCCAGCGAGTGCTGCTGATGCTGA TGGAGGGAATCGATCCAACATACCAGCCTGAGTCTCAGAACCGACGTTCAGCTCTCCACGCTGCAGCCCAGAGAGGCCTGCTGGAGGTCTGCTACATGCTGATACAG GCTGGAGCTCAGGTTGATGCCAAAGACAAAGACCTGAGGACTCCTCTGCTGGAAGCTGTAATCAATAATCACGTTGATGTGGCTCGTTACCTGATCCAGAACGGCGCCTGCGTTTATCACATT GAGGAGGATGGATACACTGGCCTCCACCACGCAGCCAAGCTGGGGAACCTGGAAATAGTTAATATGCTTCTGGAGACCGGCCAGGTGGATGTAAATGCTCAG GACAACGGTGGTTGGACACCGATCATCTGGGCTGCAGAGCACAAACACGTTCAAGTGATCAAATCGTTGCTGAACAGAGGAGCCGACGTCTCTATTAAAGACAAG GAGCTGAACGTGTGTCTCCACTGGGCGGCGTACGCCGGAAACATCGACATCGCAGAGCTGGTGTTGAACTCCGGCTGCTCCCTCGCCTCGGTTAACGTGCATGGAGACACGCCGCTGCACATCGCCGCCAGAGAGGGATACCTGGAGTGTGTGAC GTTGTTTTTGTCGAGAGGTGCGGACATCGACATCATGAACAGGGAGGGCGACACGCCGCTCAGCCTCGCCCGGCCCGACACGCCCGTCTGGGTTTCGCTACAGATCAACAGGAAGCTGCGCAGAGGAATCACCAACCGGCTGATCCGGACAGAGCGAATCATCTGCAG CGACGTGGCGCAGGGCTACGAAAACATACCGATCCCCTGCGTGAACGCCGTGGACGACGAAGGATGTCCGTCGGATTATAAATACGTTTCTGAAAACTGCGAGACGTCAGCAATGAACATAGATCGAAATATCACACACTTACAG CATTGTAGCTGCACTGACGACTGCTCTTCCAGTAACTGCCTCTGCGGGCAGCTGAGCATCCGCTGCTGGTATGACAAG GATCAACGGCTGCTTCAGGAATTCAACAAAATCGAACCTCCTCTCATCTTTGAATGCAACATGGCGTGTTCGTGTTATCGGACATGCAAGAACAGAGTCGTCCAAGCAGGAATAAA AGTCCGCCTGCAGCTGTACAGGACGGAGAAGATGGGCTGGGGAGTCCGAGCGATGCAGGACATTCCTCAGGGCAGCTTCATCTGCGA ATATGTGGGAGAGCTGATCTCTGACGCCGAGGCTGATGTTCGAGAAGACGACTCCTACTTGTTTGACCTCGACAACAAG GACGGGGAGGTTTACTGCATAGACGCACGTTACTACGGCAACATCAGCCGCTTCATCAACCACTTGTGTGACCCAAACCTCATCCCGGTGCGCGTGTTCATGCTGCATCAGGACCTGCGCTTCCCTCGCATCGCCTTCTTCAGCTCTAGAGACATCCTGAGTGGACAGGAACTGGG GTTTGACTACGGCGACCGCTTCTGGGACATTAAGAGCAAGTACTTCACGTGCCAGTGTGGGTCGGAGAAGTGTAAGCACTCTGCAGAGGCCATCGCTCTGGAGCAGAGCAGGCTGGCCCGGATGGACGCCTGCTCGGAATCGGGAGCCGATTGCGGGATGGCCTTCATGGGAAACTCTTAA
- the ehmt2 gene encoding histone-lysine N-methyltransferase EHMT2 isoform X1 gives MSAPQTTTKETPDQDDPETPTESVAVPSDVNEDVAALTMSASMLEAKALSPLTCKKTEKGLSDTADDGETWSPPPSPPLSKPAAGHAAKSISSMSPSAYTLSPLSPGRAKMSVSGPSTSKVNLPPAPSASSSPSPSASSTPSASPGPHKIHRARKTMNRPPLGQVSHVDALTATPSGSDSETAAKKRKLSESAPGKCEKLSNKTQAEGEQLFHKKAESVTDQALAKSKNSLGKSADDGDHLSALDSEKLENGGEEKQPITNTEDQSLEPERKSLRPQSDQDKDTITIDLGETEEAERSAEYTEVPLGDLDIAAADSLTLSPPADGSEAGDMERLEELPLCSCRMEAPRVDSTSQRVSRQCMATESLNGELQACTNWTMKAETMRPSSRIPLMVLCDVHRSHMVKHHCCPGCGYFCIAGTFLECCPDQRIAHRFHRGCVTVLSGGRSKANGGGMLFCPHCGEDASEAQEIIIPSSASTSATTVVTMSASSTTTPSLPPSAPTAPSLTASTGGMKDGKMPERPVSARMRSHGLAAPTVEQQPPPPVPSATTLPAVPPGEEGVDSVGPSLCMPNGKSVSPSALPPGPSRAALQKAILTQEMERRKKLRFHPRQLYPAAKQGEVQRVLLMLMEGIDPTYQPESQNRRSALHAAAQRGLLEVCYMLIQAGAQVDAKDKDLRTPLLEAVINNHVDVARYLIQNGACVYHIEEDGYTGLHHAAKLGNLEIVNMLLETGQVDVNAQDNGGWTPIIWAAEHKHVQVIKSLLNRGADVSIKDKELNVCLHWAAYAGNIDIAELVLNSGCSLASVNVHGDTPLHIAAREGYLECVTLFLSRGADIDIMNREGDTPLSLARPDTPVWVSLQINRKLRRGITNRLIRTERIICSDVAQGYENIPIPCVNAVDDEGCPSDYKYVSENCETSAMNIDRNITHLQHCSCTDDCSSSNCLCGQLSIRCWYDKDQRLLQEFNKIEPPLIFECNMACSCYRTCKNRVVQAGIKVRLQLYRTEKMGWGVRAMQDIPQGSFICEYVGELISDAEADVREDDSYLFDLDNKDGEVYCIDARYYGNISRFINHLCDPNLIPVRVFMLHQDLRFPRIAFFSSRDILSGQELGFDYGDRFWDIKSKYFTCQCGSEKCKHSAEAIALEQSRLARMDACSESGADCGMAFMGNS, from the exons ATGTCGGCTCCTCAGACAACGACAAAG GAGACCCCAGACCAAGACGACCCAGAAACACCAACAGAGTCCGTAGCCGTTCCCAGTGACGTTAACGAAG ATGTCGCAGCCCTCACCATGTCTGCTTCCATGTTAGAAGCCAAAGCGCTTTCACCGCTGACATGTAAGAAGACGGAAAAGGGCCTTTCTGACACTGCTGATGATGGAGAGACGTGGTCGCCTCCTCCTTCGCCGCCGCTGAGCAAACCTGCTGCAG GTCATGCTGCAAAGTCCATTTCCTCGATGTCTCCCTCTGCCTACACGTTGTCCCCGCTGTCTCCTGGCCGAGCCAAGATGAGCGTCTCTGGGCCGTCCACCAGCAAGGTCAACCTCCCTCCAGCTCCTTCCGCCTCCTCTTCCCCGTCTCCTTCTGCTTCCTCCACTCCATCCGCCTCTCCAGGCCCACACAAGATCCACCGAGCCCGGAAGACCATGAACCGGCCGCCGCTGGGCCAG GTGAGTCACGTTGATGCTCTGACAGCGACGCCGTCAGGATCCGACTCTGAAACCG ctgcaaaaaagaGGAAGCTATCTGAGAGCGCACCggggaaatgtgaaaaactctCAAACAAGACTCAAGCTGAG GGCGAGCAGCTGTTTCATAAAAAGGCGGAGTCTGTTACAGATCAAGCTTTAGCGAAGAGCAAAAACTCTTTGGGGAAGTCTGCTGACGATGGGGACCATTTATCTGCTCTAGATTCAGAAAAG tTGGAAAATGGAGGTGAAGAGAAGCAGCCAATTACCAACACAGAAGATCAG AGTTTGGAGCCAGAGAGAAAGTCTTTGCGGCCGCAGTCGGATCAGGACAAAGACACTATCACCATTGATTTGGGGGAAACCGAAGAGG CAGAAAGGTCTGCAGAATACACAGAGGTTCCTTTGGGTGATTTGGACATCGCTGCTGCTGACAGTCTGACTCTTTCCCCTCCTGCTG ATGGAAGCGAAGCAGGCGACATGGAGCGGCTGGAGGAGCTTCCTCTGTGCAGCTGCAGGATGGAGGCTCCTCGAGTCGACAGCACCAGCCAGCGGGTCAGCAGACAGTGCATGGCGACGGAAAGCCTCAACGGAGAG CTCCAGGCTTGCACCAATTGGACCATGAAAGCGGAGACGATGCGGCCGTCCAGCCGGATTCCCCTCATGGTTCTGTGTGACGTCCATCGCTCCCACATGGTGAAACACCACTGCTGTCCTGGCTGTGGGTACTTCTGCATAGCA GGCACTTTTCTGGAATGCTGCCCGGACCAGCGGATCGCTCATCGCTTCCACCGCGGCTGTGTGACCGTACTGAGCGGCGGCCGCAGCAAGGCCAACGGCGGCGGGATGCTTTTCTGTCCGCACTGTGGGGAAGACGCCTCTGAGGCCCAGGAGATCATCATCCCCTCCTCGGCATCAACCTCTGCAACCACAGTGGTCACCATGTCGGCCTCCTCCACAACCACGCCCTCCCTGCCCCCATCAGCCCCGACGGCGCCCTCTCTCACTGCCTCAACAGGAGGGATGAAGGACGGGAAGATGCCTGAAAGGCCTGTCAG CGCTCGAATGCGAAGCCACGGCCTGGCAGCTCCCACAGTGGAGCAGCAGCCTCCTCCGCCCGTCCCCTCAGCCACGACTCTGCCTGCCGTTCCTCCAGGGGAGGAGGGAGTGGACAGCGTGGGACCGTCTCTCTGCATGCCCAATGGGAAGTCAGTCAGCCCCAGTGCACTACCACCTGGACCCAGCAGGGCGGCGCTGCAGAAAGCAATTCTCACACAGGAAATGGAAAG GAGGAAGAAACTGAGGTTCCACCCGCGGCAGCTGTATCCTGCTGCAAAGCAAGGAGAGGTCCAGCGAGTGCTGCTGATGCTGA TGGAGGGAATCGATCCAACATACCAGCCTGAGTCTCAGAACCGACGTTCAGCTCTCCACGCTGCAGCCCAGAGAGGCCTGCTGGAGGTCTGCTACATGCTGATACAG GCTGGAGCTCAGGTTGATGCCAAAGACAAAGACCTGAGGACTCCTCTGCTGGAAGCTGTAATCAATAATCACGTTGATGTGGCTCGTTACCTGATCCAGAACGGCGCCTGCGTTTATCACATT GAGGAGGATGGATACACTGGCCTCCACCACGCAGCCAAGCTGGGGAACCTGGAAATAGTTAATATGCTTCTGGAGACCGGCCAGGTGGATGTAAATGCTCAG GACAACGGTGGTTGGACACCGATCATCTGGGCTGCAGAGCACAAACACGTTCAAGTGATCAAATCGTTGCTGAACAGAGGAGCCGACGTCTCTATTAAAGACAAG GAGCTGAACGTGTGTCTCCACTGGGCGGCGTACGCCGGAAACATCGACATCGCAGAGCTGGTGTTGAACTCCGGCTGCTCCCTCGCCTCGGTTAACGTGCATGGAGACACGCCGCTGCACATCGCCGCCAGAGAGGGATACCTGGAGTGTGTGAC GTTGTTTTTGTCGAGAGGTGCGGACATCGACATCATGAACAGGGAGGGCGACACGCCGCTCAGCCTCGCCCGGCCCGACACGCCCGTCTGGGTTTCGCTACAGATCAACAGGAAGCTGCGCAGAGGAATCACCAACCGGCTGATCCGGACAGAGCGAATCATCTGCAG CGACGTGGCGCAGGGCTACGAAAACATACCGATCCCCTGCGTGAACGCCGTGGACGACGAAGGATGTCCGTCGGATTATAAATACGTTTCTGAAAACTGCGAGACGTCAGCAATGAACATAGATCGAAATATCACACACTTACAG CATTGTAGCTGCACTGACGACTGCTCTTCCAGTAACTGCCTCTGCGGGCAGCTGAGCATCCGCTGCTGGTATGACAAG GATCAACGGCTGCTTCAGGAATTCAACAAAATCGAACCTCCTCTCATCTTTGAATGCAACATGGCGTGTTCGTGTTATCGGACATGCAAGAACAGAGTCGTCCAAGCAGGAATAAA AGTCCGCCTGCAGCTGTACAGGACGGAGAAGATGGGCTGGGGAGTCCGAGCGATGCAGGACATTCCTCAGGGCAGCTTCATCTGCGA ATATGTGGGAGAGCTGATCTCTGACGCCGAGGCTGATGTTCGAGAAGACGACTCCTACTTGTTTGACCTCGACAACAAG GACGGGGAGGTTTACTGCATAGACGCACGTTACTACGGCAACATCAGCCGCTTCATCAACCACTTGTGTGACCCAAACCTCATCCCGGTGCGCGTGTTCATGCTGCATCAGGACCTGCGCTTCCCTCGCATCGCCTTCTTCAGCTCTAGAGACATCCTGAGTGGACAGGAACTGGG GTTTGACTACGGCGACCGCTTCTGGGACATTAAGAGCAAGTACTTCACGTGCCAGTGTGGGTCGGAGAAGTGTAAGCACTCTGCAGAGGCCATCGCTCTGGAGCAGAGCAGGCTGGCCCGGATGGACGCCTGCTCGGAATCGGGAGCCGATTGCGGGATGGCCTTCATGGGAAACTCTTAA
- the ehmt2 gene encoding histone-lysine N-methyltransferase EHMT2 isoform X3: MSAPQTTTKETPDQDDPETPTESVAVPSDVNEEAKALSPLTCKKTEKGLSDTADDGETWSPPPSPPLSKPAAGHAAKSISSMSPSAYTLSPLSPGRAKMSVSGPSTSKVNLPPAPSASSSPSPSASSTPSASPGPHKIHRARKTMNRPPLGQVSHVDALTATPSGSDSETAAKKRKLSESAPGKCEKLSNKTQAEGEQLFHKKAESVTDQALAKSKNSLGKSADDGDHLSALDSEKLENGGEEKQPITNTEDQSLEPERKSLRPQSDQDKDTITIDLGETEEAERSAEYTEVPLGDLDIAAADSLTLSPPADGSEAGDMERLEELPLCSCRMEAPRVDSTSQRVSRQCMATESLNGELQACTNWTMKAETMRPSSRIPLMVLCDVHRSHMVKHHCCPGCGYFCIAGTFLECCPDQRIAHRFHRGCVTVLSGGRSKANGGGMLFCPHCGEDASEAQEIIIPSSASTSATTVVTMSASSTTTPSLPPSAPTAPSLTASTGGMKDGKMPERPVSARMRSHGLAAPTVEQQPPPPVPSATTLPAVPPGEEGVDSVGPSLCMPNGKSVSPSALPPGPSRAALQKAILTQEMERRKKLRFHPRQLYPAAKQGEVQRVLLMLMEGIDPTYQPESQNRRSALHAAAQRGLLEVCYMLIQAGAQVDAKDKDLRTPLLEAVINNHVDVARYLIQNGACVYHIEEDGYTGLHHAAKLGNLEIVNMLLETGQVDVNAQDNGGWTPIIWAAEHKHVQVIKSLLNRGADVSIKDKELNVCLHWAAYAGNIDIAELVLNSGCSLASVNVHGDTPLHIAAREGYLECVTLFLSRGADIDIMNREGDTPLSLARPDTPVWVSLQINRKLRRGITNRLIRTERIICSDVAQGYENIPIPCVNAVDDEGCPSDYKYVSENCETSAMNIDRNITHLQHCSCTDDCSSSNCLCGQLSIRCWYDKDQRLLQEFNKIEPPLIFECNMACSCYRTCKNRVVQAGIKVRLQLYRTEKMGWGVRAMQDIPQGSFICEYVGELISDAEADVREDDSYLFDLDNKDGEVYCIDARYYGNISRFINHLCDPNLIPVRVFMLHQDLRFPRIAFFSSRDILSGQELGFDYGDRFWDIKSKYFTCQCGSEKCKHSAEAIALEQSRLARMDACSESGADCGMAFMGNS, from the exons ATGTCGGCTCCTCAGACAACGACAAAG GAGACCCCAGACCAAGACGACCCAGAAACACCAACAGAGTCCGTAGCCGTTCCCAGTGACGTTAACGAAG AAGCCAAAGCGCTTTCACCGCTGACATGTAAGAAGACGGAAAAGGGCCTTTCTGACACTGCTGATGATGGAGAGACGTGGTCGCCTCCTCCTTCGCCGCCGCTGAGCAAACCTGCTGCAG GTCATGCTGCAAAGTCCATTTCCTCGATGTCTCCCTCTGCCTACACGTTGTCCCCGCTGTCTCCTGGCCGAGCCAAGATGAGCGTCTCTGGGCCGTCCACCAGCAAGGTCAACCTCCCTCCAGCTCCTTCCGCCTCCTCTTCCCCGTCTCCTTCTGCTTCCTCCACTCCATCCGCCTCTCCAGGCCCACACAAGATCCACCGAGCCCGGAAGACCATGAACCGGCCGCCGCTGGGCCAG GTGAGTCACGTTGATGCTCTGACAGCGACGCCGTCAGGATCCGACTCTGAAACCG ctgcaaaaaagaGGAAGCTATCTGAGAGCGCACCggggaaatgtgaaaaactctCAAACAAGACTCAAGCTGAG GGCGAGCAGCTGTTTCATAAAAAGGCGGAGTCTGTTACAGATCAAGCTTTAGCGAAGAGCAAAAACTCTTTGGGGAAGTCTGCTGACGATGGGGACCATTTATCTGCTCTAGATTCAGAAAAG tTGGAAAATGGAGGTGAAGAGAAGCAGCCAATTACCAACACAGAAGATCAG AGTTTGGAGCCAGAGAGAAAGTCTTTGCGGCCGCAGTCGGATCAGGACAAAGACACTATCACCATTGATTTGGGGGAAACCGAAGAGG CAGAAAGGTCTGCAGAATACACAGAGGTTCCTTTGGGTGATTTGGACATCGCTGCTGCTGACAGTCTGACTCTTTCCCCTCCTGCTG ATGGAAGCGAAGCAGGCGACATGGAGCGGCTGGAGGAGCTTCCTCTGTGCAGCTGCAGGATGGAGGCTCCTCGAGTCGACAGCACCAGCCAGCGGGTCAGCAGACAGTGCATGGCGACGGAAAGCCTCAACGGAGAG CTCCAGGCTTGCACCAATTGGACCATGAAAGCGGAGACGATGCGGCCGTCCAGCCGGATTCCCCTCATGGTTCTGTGTGACGTCCATCGCTCCCACATGGTGAAACACCACTGCTGTCCTGGCTGTGGGTACTTCTGCATAGCA GGCACTTTTCTGGAATGCTGCCCGGACCAGCGGATCGCTCATCGCTTCCACCGCGGCTGTGTGACCGTACTGAGCGGCGGCCGCAGCAAGGCCAACGGCGGCGGGATGCTTTTCTGTCCGCACTGTGGGGAAGACGCCTCTGAGGCCCAGGAGATCATCATCCCCTCCTCGGCATCAACCTCTGCAACCACAGTGGTCACCATGTCGGCCTCCTCCACAACCACGCCCTCCCTGCCCCCATCAGCCCCGACGGCGCCCTCTCTCACTGCCTCAACAGGAGGGATGAAGGACGGGAAGATGCCTGAAAGGCCTGTCAG CGCTCGAATGCGAAGCCACGGCCTGGCAGCTCCCACAGTGGAGCAGCAGCCTCCTCCGCCCGTCCCCTCAGCCACGACTCTGCCTGCCGTTCCTCCAGGGGAGGAGGGAGTGGACAGCGTGGGACCGTCTCTCTGCATGCCCAATGGGAAGTCAGTCAGCCCCAGTGCACTACCACCTGGACCCAGCAGGGCGGCGCTGCAGAAAGCAATTCTCACACAGGAAATGGAAAG GAGGAAGAAACTGAGGTTCCACCCGCGGCAGCTGTATCCTGCTGCAAAGCAAGGAGAGGTCCAGCGAGTGCTGCTGATGCTGA TGGAGGGAATCGATCCAACATACCAGCCTGAGTCTCAGAACCGACGTTCAGCTCTCCACGCTGCAGCCCAGAGAGGCCTGCTGGAGGTCTGCTACATGCTGATACAG GCTGGAGCTCAGGTTGATGCCAAAGACAAAGACCTGAGGACTCCTCTGCTGGAAGCTGTAATCAATAATCACGTTGATGTGGCTCGTTACCTGATCCAGAACGGCGCCTGCGTTTATCACATT GAGGAGGATGGATACACTGGCCTCCACCACGCAGCCAAGCTGGGGAACCTGGAAATAGTTAATATGCTTCTGGAGACCGGCCAGGTGGATGTAAATGCTCAG GACAACGGTGGTTGGACACCGATCATCTGGGCTGCAGAGCACAAACACGTTCAAGTGATCAAATCGTTGCTGAACAGAGGAGCCGACGTCTCTATTAAAGACAAG GAGCTGAACGTGTGTCTCCACTGGGCGGCGTACGCCGGAAACATCGACATCGCAGAGCTGGTGTTGAACTCCGGCTGCTCCCTCGCCTCGGTTAACGTGCATGGAGACACGCCGCTGCACATCGCCGCCAGAGAGGGATACCTGGAGTGTGTGAC GTTGTTTTTGTCGAGAGGTGCGGACATCGACATCATGAACAGGGAGGGCGACACGCCGCTCAGCCTCGCCCGGCCCGACACGCCCGTCTGGGTTTCGCTACAGATCAACAGGAAGCTGCGCAGAGGAATCACCAACCGGCTGATCCGGACAGAGCGAATCATCTGCAG CGACGTGGCGCAGGGCTACGAAAACATACCGATCCCCTGCGTGAACGCCGTGGACGACGAAGGATGTCCGTCGGATTATAAATACGTTTCTGAAAACTGCGAGACGTCAGCAATGAACATAGATCGAAATATCACACACTTACAG CATTGTAGCTGCACTGACGACTGCTCTTCCAGTAACTGCCTCTGCGGGCAGCTGAGCATCCGCTGCTGGTATGACAAG GATCAACGGCTGCTTCAGGAATTCAACAAAATCGAACCTCCTCTCATCTTTGAATGCAACATGGCGTGTTCGTGTTATCGGACATGCAAGAACAGAGTCGTCCAAGCAGGAATAAA AGTCCGCCTGCAGCTGTACAGGACGGAGAAGATGGGCTGGGGAGTCCGAGCGATGCAGGACATTCCTCAGGGCAGCTTCATCTGCGA ATATGTGGGAGAGCTGATCTCTGACGCCGAGGCTGATGTTCGAGAAGACGACTCCTACTTGTTTGACCTCGACAACAAG GACGGGGAGGTTTACTGCATAGACGCACGTTACTACGGCAACATCAGCCGCTTCATCAACCACTTGTGTGACCCAAACCTCATCCCGGTGCGCGTGTTCATGCTGCATCAGGACCTGCGCTTCCCTCGCATCGCCTTCTTCAGCTCTAGAGACATCCTGAGTGGACAGGAACTGGG GTTTGACTACGGCGACCGCTTCTGGGACATTAAGAGCAAGTACTTCACGTGCCAGTGTGGGTCGGAGAAGTGTAAGCACTCTGCAGAGGCCATCGCTCTGGAGCAGAGCAGGCTGGCCCGGATGGACGCCTGCTCGGAATCGGGAGCCGATTGCGGGATGGCCTTCATGGGAAACTCTTAA